A region of the Candidatus Methylomirabilota bacterium genome:
CCTCGCAGCAACGCGCGGACGAGGTGGAGGCTGATGAACTCCGTGCCCCCGATCACCAGGACGCGCACGTCAGCCGATGCTCACGGCCACGCAGGTCGTGGTCCGCGTCACCCCGTCGATGATGCCGATGCCGTCGGTGACCAGGCGGCCCACCGCGTCCAGGCTGGGCCCTTCCACGACGGCGATGAAGTCGTAGGGGCCGGTGATGCCGTCGAGCTGCACCATGGCGGCGGGACTGCCCTTGATTCCGGCCAGCGACTTCTTG
Encoded here:
- a CDS encoding Lrp/AsnC ligand binding domain-containing protein; translated protein: MKTAAKRVKAYVLIETAAGKAKAVKKSLAGIKGSPAAMVQLDGITGPYDFIAVVEGPSLDAVGRLVTDGIGIIDGVTRTTTCVAVSIG